The following proteins are co-located in the Rhodococcus opacus B4 genome:
- a CDS encoding ATP-dependent Clp protease ATP-binding subunit: MRNDGEAPVAKQGSPSEVEPVFNRDALRSGFTTRALEALDWAQAQSIPVATRPEHVLMALLDQDATIVEPVFEALGVDADDLRRSSPSVTVRRGAAASAAAPGIDADMASLLRAAEHEARQLSDHLVSIEHLLIALAGRRDGVGEALRAAGADRSSMLEAVRRVRGPAAVVDAEPERTYLGVRWRPPAVSSQVLRYSRDLTELAFRAELDPVVGRDAEIERVIQVLSRRRKNNPVLIGDPGVGKTAIAEGLAQRIVAGDVPAALLNRRVIALDVGALVAGATYRGEFEDRVKSLLKDVVGADGGIIVFIDELHTIVGAGAAEGAVDAGNLLKPMLARGEFRTLGATTLDEYRKHVESDGALERRFQPVRVDEPSSANALEMLRGLRSRYESHHGVAITDAALSAAVSLSDRYIADRFLPDKAIDLIDEACSRRRIQSDSLSSVTRGAGSCTPPLVDDDDIARLVGQWTGIPVSRLQEEELERLVHMEHRLAERVVGQAKAVVGVSAALRNSRTGLSDPNRPIASLMFCGPLGVGKTYLARVLADVMLDSGEALVQLDMSDYAEKHSVTRLVGASPGYVGYEEGGQLTDAVRRRPYCVVLLDDIEQAHPDVHGLLRQVIDDGSLTDGQGRVVSFRHVILVMTSSLPDLGAVNQHFRAEFLTRLDDVLEFAPLRRKDLEQLVDIQVRSVAARLSDRGIALELTHEARALIAELGDDSRQGARPLVRVVQKELISAVSRSILLGDACPGDTIRVDQEGTSVTLTVLSRPAEAVPQLS, encoded by the coding sequence GTGAGGAACGACGGCGAAGCACCGGTGGCGAAGCAAGGGAGCCCGAGCGAGGTCGAGCCGGTGTTCAACCGGGACGCGTTGAGGTCCGGCTTCACCACGCGAGCGCTGGAGGCGCTGGACTGGGCGCAGGCGCAGAGCATTCCGGTCGCGACACGCCCAGAGCACGTGCTGATGGCGTTGCTGGATCAGGACGCCACCATCGTCGAACCAGTGTTTGAAGCATTGGGTGTGGACGCAGATGACCTGCGGAGGTCCTCGCCCAGCGTCACGGTCCGGCGGGGCGCTGCCGCCTCCGCGGCCGCGCCCGGGATCGACGCCGACATGGCGTCCCTGCTTCGCGCCGCTGAACATGAGGCGCGTCAGTTGAGTGATCACCTGGTTTCCATCGAGCATCTGCTCATCGCACTCGCGGGCCGCCGCGACGGCGTCGGGGAGGCGCTGCGAGCCGCTGGTGCGGACAGGAGCTCGATGTTGGAGGCCGTGCGCCGCGTGCGTGGACCTGCAGCAGTCGTGGACGCGGAGCCTGAACGCACCTATCTGGGCGTCAGGTGGCGTCCGCCTGCGGTGTCGAGCCAGGTCCTTCGGTACAGCCGAGACCTCACCGAGCTCGCCTTCCGGGCCGAGCTGGACCCGGTGGTCGGCCGCGATGCCGAGATCGAACGCGTCATTCAGGTCCTGTCCCGGCGCAGGAAGAACAATCCCGTCCTTATCGGCGACCCCGGTGTGGGCAAGACCGCGATCGCCGAAGGTCTGGCGCAGCGAATCGTGGCCGGCGATGTCCCTGCGGCGCTGCTGAACCGGAGGGTGATCGCGCTCGACGTCGGCGCTCTGGTGGCAGGGGCCACGTATCGCGGTGAGTTCGAGGACCGCGTCAAGTCCCTCCTGAAGGACGTGGTGGGCGCCGACGGCGGAATCATCGTCTTCATCGACGAGCTGCACACGATCGTCGGCGCGGGCGCGGCCGAAGGCGCTGTCGACGCCGGGAACCTCTTGAAGCCGATGCTGGCCCGGGGCGAGTTCAGAACGCTGGGCGCGACCACCCTGGATGAGTATCGGAAGCATGTCGAATCCGATGGTGCGCTCGAGCGCCGCTTTCAGCCGGTCCGGGTCGACGAACCATCCTCCGCGAACGCGCTCGAGATGCTCCGAGGTCTCCGCAGCAGATACGAAAGCCACCACGGCGTGGCCATCACAGACGCTGCATTGTCCGCCGCGGTATCACTCAGCGACCGCTACATCGCTGATCGGTTCCTACCGGACAAAGCGATCGACCTGATCGACGAGGCCTGCTCGCGGCGCCGCATCCAGAGCGATTCGCTGTCATCCGTCACGCGCGGGGCCGGCTCGTGCACGCCGCCGCTGGTCGATGACGACGACATCGCGCGCCTCGTCGGGCAATGGACGGGGATCCCGGTCTCACGGCTGCAGGAGGAAGAGCTCGAGCGGCTGGTGCACATGGAACACCGCCTCGCAGAACGTGTCGTCGGTCAGGCCAAGGCGGTCGTCGGCGTCTCGGCGGCACTGAGGAACTCTCGCACTGGCCTGTCGGATCCCAACCGGCCCATCGCGTCGCTGATGTTCTGTGGTCCTCTGGGAGTGGGGAAGACGTACCTTGCCCGCGTACTGGCAGACGTCATGCTCGACAGCGGCGAGGCACTCGTCCAGCTCGACATGTCCGACTACGCCGAGAAGCATTCCGTCACGCGACTCGTCGGCGCCTCTCCGGGATACGTCGGATACGAAGAAGGTGGACAGCTGACCGATGCCGTCCGCCGCCGCCCATACTGCGTCGTCCTGCTCGACGACATCGAACAGGCGCACCCGGATGTTCACGGCTTGCTTCGCCAGGTGATCGACGACGGGTCTCTGACCGACGGTCAAGGCCGCGTGGTGAGCTTCCGCCATGTGATCCTTGTCATGACCTCGAGCCTGCCCGATCTGGGTGCCGTCAACCAGCATTTTCGCGCCGAATTCTTGACTCGACTCGACGATGTGCTCGAGTTCGCACCTCTCCGCCGGAAGGATCTCGAGCAGCTCGTCGACATTCAGGTTCGATCCGTTGCCGCCCGGCTGTCGGATCGCGGCATCGCACTCGAACTCACCCACGAGGCACGGGCGTTGATCGCCGAGCTGGGCGACGACTCCCGCCAGGGTGCGCGGCCACTCGTGCGCGTCGTGCAGAAGGAGTTGATCTCCGCAGTCTCCCGCAGCATCCTCCTCGGCGATGCCTGCCCCGGGGACACGATTCGCGTCGACCAAGAGGGGACGTCGGTCACGCTTACTGTGCTCTCACGTCCCGCCGAGGCTGTGCCCCAACTCAGCTGA
- a CDS encoding ATP-binding protein: MPLLTLSRVGNLPSELSSFVGRRSEVSEVKHLLSAFRLVTLTGFGGVGKTRLALRVATDVSRAFTDGVWLIELGEQQDDTRFTETVARALGIEMPSATMPLEALTEYLAPRQLLLVLDNCEHVVDGIAAPATTLLRKCPRLRILATSRETLAIAGEAALPLRPLTFPDPNPSCSAQDLSSYEAVRLFTERARAAVPGFGVTEDNKAVIARICQRLDGLPLPIELAAAGLRVLSAQQILLRLSDRYRPPSITNRGTPARQQSLRRCIDWSHELCTAREREVWRRVSVFTGGFELDGAEALCAGEFSPNELLEVLAALVNKSILIPEQTHGVIRYRMLETVRDYGRDRLRESGEYSTFQRRHRDWFEQLTVRAHAEWLGPRQAEWTTRLDRELPNLRDAMTYCLADPIHAPVGLHIANALRRFWISRGLLSEGRQWLRRALTSQVEQPTTSQVTALCTEGMLAAMQGDVTDPVALVAKARHYAAGVADPGLEQLVTRTEAQLALSSGDAALAVTHFEKVLDACRASEDLDTQLEVLLGLGVACGRCGDRARAMTCFEEILAITEPLGDTVHRAQALAALGSTISCTDPVQAAHLLTRGLQLSRSLNTPGTATSCLYTCAWIAATEHRTEHAAVLIGAVEKLAESTEAHWLNGYTIDTGQESSLARVRLVLGERAFSKAVEHGRGLTLREAVAYALGENTAADDPSRSGPSKDLTPRERQVADLVAQGLTNRAIADKLVISQRTAQGHVEHVLAKLGFGSRAQIAAWVAPNAGER; this comes from the coding sequence ATGCCACTCCTTACCCTCTCGAGGGTAGGAAACCTACCCTCCGAGCTGTCCAGCTTTGTCGGTCGCCGAAGCGAAGTCTCCGAGGTCAAACACCTTCTCAGCGCATTCCGGCTCGTCACCCTCACCGGGTTCGGCGGGGTGGGCAAAACACGACTTGCGCTGCGAGTGGCTACGGACGTGAGCCGGGCCTTTACGGACGGGGTATGGCTGATCGAACTCGGTGAGCAGCAAGACGACACGCGGTTCACCGAAACAGTAGCCCGCGCCCTCGGTATCGAGATGCCATCGGCCACGATGCCGCTCGAAGCCTTAACCGAGTACCTCGCCCCCCGACAGCTCCTACTCGTGCTCGACAATTGCGAGCACGTGGTTGATGGAATCGCTGCCCCGGCGACGACATTGCTCCGGAAGTGCCCAAGACTTCGCATTCTCGCCACCAGCCGGGAGACTTTGGCAATTGCAGGGGAGGCCGCGCTTCCCCTGCGGCCACTGACTTTTCCAGACCCGAACCCATCCTGCTCAGCGCAAGATCTGTCAAGCTATGAGGCAGTGCGGCTGTTTACTGAGCGTGCGCGCGCCGCCGTCCCAGGGTTCGGCGTGACCGAGGATAACAAGGCCGTCATTGCACGGATCTGCCAGCGGCTCGATGGCCTGCCGCTGCCGATCGAGCTCGCGGCAGCGGGGTTGCGGGTGTTGTCGGCGCAGCAGATCTTGCTTCGCCTGAGCGATCGATACCGACCTCCGAGCATCACGAACCGGGGTACACCTGCTCGTCAACAGAGCCTGCGAAGGTGTATTGATTGGAGCCACGAGCTCTGCACGGCACGCGAGCGTGAGGTGTGGAGAAGGGTCTCGGTTTTCACAGGAGGATTCGAGCTGGACGGGGCGGAGGCGCTCTGCGCTGGGGAGTTCAGCCCGAACGAGCTGTTGGAGGTGTTGGCCGCGCTTGTCAACAAGTCGATCCTGATCCCAGAGCAGACACACGGTGTCATCCGGTACCGGATGCTGGAAACGGTTCGCGACTACGGGCGGGACAGGCTTCGGGAGAGCGGCGAGTACTCGACGTTTCAACGACGGCACCGGGACTGGTTCGAACAACTGACCGTGCGGGCACACGCCGAATGGCTCGGCCCCAGGCAGGCAGAGTGGACCACCCGGTTGGATCGCGAGCTCCCCAATCTTCGCGACGCGATGACGTATTGCCTTGCTGATCCGATCCACGCTCCGGTCGGCTTGCACATAGCCAACGCTCTTCGCCGCTTTTGGATCTCCCGTGGCCTCCTGAGCGAAGGTAGGCAATGGCTCCGTCGGGCATTGACCTCCCAGGTGGAGCAACCAACCACATCGCAGGTCACAGCGCTCTGCACCGAGGGCATGCTCGCCGCGATGCAGGGCGATGTCACCGATCCCGTCGCTCTGGTGGCGAAAGCGCGTCACTATGCCGCGGGCGTGGCGGACCCGGGACTGGAACAGTTGGTTACCCGCACCGAGGCCCAACTAGCACTCTCGAGCGGCGATGCGGCACTGGCTGTCACCCATTTCGAGAAGGTTCTCGACGCGTGCCGAGCATCCGAAGACCTCGATACGCAACTCGAGGTGCTACTCGGACTGGGAGTTGCGTGCGGACGGTGCGGGGATCGAGCACGAGCGATGACCTGCTTTGAAGAAATCCTCGCCATCACCGAGCCTTTGGGTGACACTGTCCACCGAGCGCAAGCCCTAGCAGCGCTCGGGTCGACCATCTCGTGCACCGACCCCGTTCAAGCGGCTCACCTGCTGACACGCGGCTTGCAACTGAGTCGTAGCCTCAACACGCCTGGGACCGCAACCAGCTGCCTCTACACATGCGCGTGGATCGCCGCCACCGAGCACCGAACCGAGCACGCCGCGGTGCTGATCGGAGCAGTGGAGAAGCTGGCGGAATCCACGGAGGCCCACTGGCTGAATGGATACACCATCGACACGGGTCAGGAATCGAGCCTGGCCCGCGTCCGTCTCGTACTTGGTGAGCGAGCCTTCAGTAAGGCCGTCGAACACGGTCGAGGTCTTACCCTCAGAGAAGCGGTAGCCTATGCGCTCGGTGAGAACACAGCAGCCGACGACCCATCAAGATCCGGTCCGAGCAAAGACCTGACACCGCGTGAACGGCAAGTCGCGGACCTCGTGGCGCAGGGGCTGACCAATAGAGCGATTGCGGACAAACTCGTGATATCCCAGCGAACCGCGCAGGGGCATGTCGAGCACGTCCTCGCCAAACTCGGATTTGGCTCGCGGGCACAGATCGCGGCGTGGGTTGCGCCGAACGCAGGTGAACGATAG
- a CDS encoding NAD-binding protein translates to MTQHRHPQEGREVTASASADRIAEETEEFPLLFSPLRIGPIDLPNRIVNAPHQTGFARDKGYSPQLIEYHRERARGGAALIMSQANSVVPGYLDMHNVSDEIIPQYREAVRAVGEFGAHYGVELYHPGSQGSYEGTGTDVYVGPSGVPSNYFHAGWRVPHALTEREILQIVDAFAAAARRCSDAGVSVIEIHLGHGNLIEQFISPRTNRRTDEWGGPLENRLRFAEHVLNAVRNAVGPNVAVGARMTATGLEPDDPGVMDSTEIIGTVGSWDLLDYVSLTMGRYSDALNTARNIPNMTFPPGLWQRYGRAIKSVLEVPTFMVGRINHPRIAEEMIESHSCDAVAMVRALIADPYLPQKSKTGKVEQIRPCVGAMNCLHRLDQGRGIRCIHNPAVGHEGELSEDVGSSPKPGTVLVVGAGPAGLEYARVAARRGHQVTVVEQSRIGGRALAVSKAPTRGELSSITEWLHEQCLELGVEFRIGTTASRESILDLSPDIVALATGSRLPENPFAGDSLPIIDAESVLSTPSFTGRIAVFDSFGDWHGISLTHVLAARGAKVEYISPTPYPGSSLEMTNWRIEYANLVAAGVEFHPVSEIVGVEPSAVRLRAGFSKTELRIEELDGLVWVAPPVAEDGLFHQLSDTNLRIDLIGDAYAPRGIEQSIFEARQAAAKI, encoded by the coding sequence ATGACTCAACACCGACATCCTCAGGAAGGACGAGAAGTGACTGCTTCTGCCTCTGCAGATCGAATCGCCGAAGAGACCGAAGAGTTCCCACTTCTGTTCTCACCCCTCCGAATCGGCCCGATTGACCTGCCGAACAGAATCGTGAACGCTCCGCATCAAACGGGATTCGCACGAGACAAGGGCTATTCGCCGCAGCTGATCGAGTATCATCGCGAGCGCGCACGCGGCGGAGCTGCGCTGATCATGTCGCAGGCGAACTCCGTAGTCCCCGGGTATCTCGACATGCACAATGTGTCGGACGAGATCATTCCCCAGTATCGAGAAGCCGTTCGAGCTGTCGGTGAGTTCGGCGCACACTACGGCGTCGAGCTCTACCATCCGGGTAGCCAGGGCAGCTACGAAGGAACCGGCACCGACGTATATGTCGGTCCTTCAGGAGTGCCGTCTAACTACTTTCATGCCGGCTGGCGAGTACCGCACGCATTGACAGAACGGGAAATACTCCAGATCGTCGACGCATTCGCAGCCGCCGCTCGACGGTGCAGCGATGCCGGGGTGTCGGTCATCGAGATTCACCTCGGTCACGGGAATCTCATCGAACAGTTCATCTCGCCTCGGACCAATCGCAGGACCGACGAATGGGGCGGTCCTCTCGAGAATCGGTTGCGATTCGCCGAACACGTCCTGAACGCCGTTCGGAATGCAGTGGGTCCGAATGTGGCCGTCGGCGCGAGAATGACAGCCACCGGGCTCGAACCCGATGATCCCGGGGTCATGGACTCCACCGAGATCATCGGAACCGTCGGATCCTGGGATCTGCTCGACTACGTCTCACTGACCATGGGGCGGTACTCCGACGCGCTAAACACCGCACGGAACATCCCGAACATGACGTTTCCTCCGGGCCTCTGGCAGCGATACGGTCGTGCCATCAAGAGCGTGTTGGAGGTACCGACCTTCATGGTCGGCCGCATCAACCATCCGCGGATCGCGGAAGAGATGATCGAGTCGCACAGCTGTGATGCGGTCGCGATGGTTCGTGCACTCATCGCCGACCCCTACCTTCCGCAGAAGTCGAAGACCGGGAAGGTCGAACAGATCCGGCCCTGCGTCGGTGCGATGAACTGCCTCCACCGGCTCGACCAAGGACGCGGAATCCGCTGCATTCACAACCCCGCGGTCGGTCACGAGGGGGAGCTATCGGAGGACGTCGGCTCGTCACCGAAGCCGGGCACGGTACTCGTGGTCGGTGCAGGCCCGGCCGGTCTCGAGTACGCACGGGTAGCAGCGCGCAGGGGGCACCAGGTCACCGTCGTCGAACAGTCCAGGATCGGCGGCCGGGCGCTCGCGGTGTCCAAAGCGCCGACCCGCGGTGAGCTCTCCTCGATCACCGAGTGGCTGCATGAACAGTGCCTGGAGCTCGGCGTGGAATTCCGAATCGGCACCACGGCATCGCGAGAGAGCATCCTCGACCTGTCGCCCGACATCGTCGCCCTCGCCACGGGATCGCGCCTGCCAGAGAACCCGTTCGCCGGCGACTCGCTGCCCATCATCGACGCCGAGAGTGTCCTATCGACCCCAAGTTTCACCGGGCGCATCGCGGTGTTCGACAGCTTCGGCGACTGGCACGGCATCAGCCTGACCCATGTTCTGGCGGCACGTGGCGCTAAGGTCGAATACATCTCGCCGACGCCGTATCCCGGAAGCTCGCTCGAAATGACAAACTGGCGCATCGAGTACGCGAATCTCGTCGCAGCGGGAGTCGAGTTCCACCCGGTCAGCGAGATCGTGGGAGTCGAGCCGTCAGCAGTTCGACTGCGGGCGGGCTTCTCAAAGACGGAGTTGCGAATCGAAGAACTCGACGGTCTCGTGTGGGTCGCCCCTCCCGTCGCGGAAGACGGACTCTTCCATCAGCTGAGCGACACCAACCTCCGCATCGACCTGATCGGCGACGCGTACGCGCCCCGAGGAATCGAGCAAAGCATCTTCGAGGCACGTCAGGCCGCCGCAAAGATCTGA
- a CDS encoding flavin monoamine oxidase family protein, translating into MNAAKFDYDTVVIGGGFAGVSACRDLADQGYSVLLLEARHRLGGRTWSEQRTVGDFEGVIELGGQWVWPDRQVNMMAEIERYGLNLTHSAMPERYPTFLAGKYNEGPLPVPVEDVYDFEKAAFKFLTDAHRIQRGVPLDRQNLDDLDIPFSEYLDNLGVSDATRGFFTFFGTVFQGRNPEDISALLPLAFIAQMDHSLIGAWGILDAYIVEGTSALINAMAEDSGADIRFETPVARVVQDEDGVTVTTQAGDAFTARTVVVATPVACWADIQFEPPLSEVKFIVSSDGGVAKVCKVYAQVKNAPRLPYMIADAPAANGAAIISGAYDLDEDGQLMIGFFIDDPDNVDRFGADFAGIERFVKTMCPEAELVAYECHEWVSDPWAGYGGYPAYKPGRLSKGHSELTRPEGRLFFATADIANTFMVWMEGAVEMGKKAALDSQRRMERDALEIKVHARARASSDAASARNNA; encoded by the coding sequence ATGAATGCAGCGAAGTTTGACTACGACACGGTGGTCATCGGAGGTGGCTTTGCCGGGGTGAGCGCCTGCCGTGACCTTGCCGATCAGGGCTACTCCGTGCTGCTTCTCGAGGCACGTCATCGTCTGGGCGGTCGCACCTGGTCCGAACAGCGAACGGTCGGCGACTTCGAGGGTGTCATTGAGCTCGGCGGTCAGTGGGTCTGGCCGGACCGTCAGGTGAACATGATGGCCGAGATCGAGCGTTACGGACTCAACCTGACGCACAGCGCAATGCCCGAGCGCTACCCCACTTTCCTGGCAGGAAAGTACAACGAGGGACCGCTTCCTGTGCCCGTCGAGGACGTCTACGACTTCGAGAAGGCGGCTTTCAAGTTCCTGACCGATGCCCATCGAATCCAGCGTGGAGTCCCCCTGGATCGCCAGAACCTCGACGACCTGGACATCCCGTTCAGCGAGTACCTGGACAACCTCGGCGTCAGTGACGCCACGCGAGGCTTCTTCACCTTCTTCGGGACCGTGTTCCAGGGCCGTAACCCGGAGGATATCTCGGCGCTTTTGCCGCTCGCATTCATTGCCCAGATGGACCACAGTCTTATCGGCGCCTGGGGCATCCTCGATGCGTACATCGTCGAAGGCACGAGCGCCTTGATCAACGCCATGGCCGAGGATTCCGGTGCCGACATCCGCTTCGAGACACCGGTCGCAAGGGTCGTTCAGGACGAGGACGGTGTGACAGTGACGACTCAGGCGGGCGACGCGTTCACCGCACGGACCGTAGTCGTGGCCACACCCGTTGCATGCTGGGCGGACATCCAGTTCGAGCCGCCGCTGAGCGAGGTGAAGTTCATCGTCTCCAGCGATGGCGGCGTGGCTAAGGTCTGCAAGGTTTACGCGCAGGTGAAGAATGCGCCTCGACTTCCGTACATGATTGCGGACGCGCCAGCGGCCAACGGGGCCGCGATCATCTCCGGCGCGTATGACCTGGACGAGGACGGCCAACTCATGATCGGCTTCTTCATCGACGACCCCGACAACGTGGATCGGTTTGGCGCCGACTTCGCCGGTATCGAGCGATTCGTCAAGACGATGTGTCCCGAGGCCGAGCTCGTCGCCTATGAGTGCCACGAATGGGTGAGCGACCCCTGGGCGGGCTACGGCGGATATCCGGCGTACAAGCCTGGCCGGCTCAGCAAGGGGCATTCCGAGCTGACGCGGCCGGAGGGTCGGCTGTTCTTCGCCACGGCGGACATTGCCAACACTTTCATGGTCTGGATGGAGGGGGCCGTCGAGATGGGCAAGAAGGCGGCACTGGACTCCCAGCGTCGGATGGAACGCGACGCCTTGGAAATCAAGGTCCACGCACGAGCCCGAGCATCGAGCGATGCTGCGTCGGCGCGGAATAACGCGTGA
- a CDS encoding aldehyde dehydrogenase family protein: MLTSDTLAAARNRIKTMQVTHFIDGAFVDPESGCDSTDIVNPADESVLATAPRGGPEEVGRAVDAARRARRRWAKTTPGERAAVLLHMADVIDANVELFAAVESLNVGKPLAAVMEEIPVASDCLRFMAGAVRTAQAPATAEYVSGHLSTIRREPVGVVGAVVPWNYPLMMAAWKIAPILAAGNTLVLTNLGALWRSTR; encoded by the coding sequence ATGCTGACTTCTGACACCCTTGCCGCGGCGCGTAACCGGATCAAGACCATGCAGGTTACACACTTCATCGACGGTGCCTTCGTGGATCCCGAGAGCGGTTGCGACAGCACCGATATTGTCAATCCCGCTGACGAATCGGTTCTGGCGACAGCTCCCCGCGGAGGTCCCGAGGAAGTCGGCCGAGCCGTCGACGCCGCCCGACGGGCGCGCCGACGCTGGGCCAAGACCACCCCGGGGGAGCGAGCTGCGGTGCTGTTGCATATGGCCGACGTCATCGACGCGAATGTCGAGCTCTTCGCAGCCGTCGAGTCGTTGAACGTCGGCAAGCCGCTCGCAGCGGTAATGGAAGAGATCCCGGTCGCCTCCGACTGCCTTCGATTCATGGCGGGCGCGGTCCGCACCGCGCAGGCTCCGGCCACGGCCGAGTACGTGTCCGGTCACCTGTCGACCATCCGCCGGGAGCCCGTCGGAGTAGTCGGAGCAGTGGTTCCGTGGAACTACCCGCTGATGATGGCCGCCTGGAAGATCGCACCGATTCTCGCGGCCGGCAACACTCTGGTCCTGACGAATCTGGGCGCCCTATGGCGGAGCACCCGATGA
- a CDS encoding recombinase family protein, translated as MGEPFRVGSARCSTDEQDVGIQTEQLLALAVPRERIFIDKGFSGTTRKNRAGLDNALAAVTSAAAAVTGRQVVLTTTKFDRFARNMAEAGEILTGLREREVLFGLGNSVYDWNDPFGKLFLQTLAMVAEANLNHLRTREGMAKARAKGRLKGKQPKLPLAARKTIHRRYHDPDDDASLADLADEYSVGRSTIHRIVSGTTPRA; from the coding sequence ATGGGTGAGCCGTTCCGCGTCGGATCCGCCCGATGCTCCACCGACGAACAGGATGTCGGGATCCAGACCGAACAGCTGCTCGCGCTCGCAGTGCCGCGCGAGCGGATCTTCATCGACAAGGGGTTCTCCGGCACGACCCGCAAGAACCGGGCCGGGCTGGACAACGCGCTCGCCGCGGTCACCTCCGCCGCCGCGGCCGTCACCGGCCGGCAGGTGGTGCTGACGACAACGAAATTCGACCGGTTCGCGCGCAACATGGCCGAGGCCGGCGAGATCCTGACCGGCCTACGCGAGCGCGAAGTGCTGTTCGGGCTCGGTAATTCGGTGTACGACTGGAACGACCCGTTCGGCAAGCTGTTCCTGCAGACGCTAGCGATGGTTGCCGAAGCGAACCTGAACCACCTGCGGACCCGCGAGGGCATGGCGAAGGCCCGCGCGAAAGGGCGCCTCAAGGGTAAGCAACCGAAACTGCCTCTCGCCGCACGCAAGACGATCCACCGCCGGTACCACGACCCCGACGACGACGCGAGCTTGGCGGACCTGGCCGACGAGTACAGCGTCGGTCGCTCCACCATCCACCGTATCGTCAGCGGCACCACACCGCGGGCGTAA
- a CDS encoding nuclear transport factor 2 family protein, which produces MTNTENRVDTEACVERIESVCMAVVARDLEGVLDHFAEDCVFVNGVTGTTVPGKAELVNFLNDIWASFPEYTPRPVAAHLEQTTLGMLFETTVELPATDEKASPDGTKVRWLTSSFFTFDPTSMKIIRDVYYADEAAVEQMINEAGRAG; this is translated from the coding sequence ATGACCAACACGGAAAACCGGGTGGACACCGAAGCCTGTGTGGAACGGATCGAAAGCGTATGCATGGCTGTTGTCGCGCGGGACCTCGAAGGCGTCCTGGACCACTTCGCTGAGGATTGCGTATTCGTCAACGGGGTGACAGGAACTACGGTGCCCGGTAAGGCGGAGCTCGTCAATTTCTTGAACGACATCTGGGCGTCGTTTCCCGAGTACACGCCACGGCCGGTCGCCGCGCATCTGGAGCAGACAACGCTGGGAATGCTGTTCGAGACGACTGTGGAACTTCCCGCGACCGATGAGAAGGCGTCCCCAGACGGTACGAAGGTGCGGTGGCTGACCAGCTCCTTCTTCACCTTCGATCCCACGTCGATGAAGATCATTCGCGACGTCTACTACGCCGACGAGGCAGCTGTCGAACAAATGATCAACGAAGCTGGACGTGCCGGCTGA
- a CDS encoding ATP-binding protein — MLRRPAPPTRRRRDDHSTHPRGPVDPIGADLFALLNALKLGALKDTLPERLALARQHQLSHVAFLELLLADEVSRRESRSAILRSMKVGLDQSMRIDTWNALDDLRYDRSLLSDLVSLRFAEAGHSVLVLGPVGVGKTHLATALGHVAIRRRMTVLCARADKLFALLRAARLDNSVEAEMRRIATVDLLVRRFCVAAPGRHRDQRLLRVGHLAPSPQGDDRQLERGAF; from the coding sequence ATACTACGGCGACCCGCACCGCCGACACGAAGGAGACGCGATGACCACTCCACCCATCCCCGCGGGCCGGTCGATCCGATCGGCGCCGACCTGTTCGCCCTTCTCAATGCCCTCAAACTCGGTGCCCTCAAGGACACCCTGCCCGAGCGACTCGCCCTGGCCCGCCAACACCAACTCAGCCACGTCGCCTTCCTGGAACTGCTCCTCGCCGACGAGGTGTCACGGCGGGAATCGCGCTCGGCCATTTTGCGTTCGATGAAGGTCGGGTTGGATCAGTCGATGCGGATCGACACCTGGAACGCTCTCGACGACCTGCGTTATGACCGATCCCTGCTGTCGGATCTGGTGTCGTTGCGGTTCGCCGAGGCCGGCCACTCGGTTCTGGTTCTGGGTCCGGTCGGAGTCGGCAAGACGCATTTGGCGACCGCCCTCGGGCACGTCGCGATCCGGCGGCGGATGACGGTGCTCTGCGCCCGGGCCGACAAACTGTTCGCCCTTCTGCGCGCCGCCCGGCTGGACAACTCGGTCGAGGCGGAGATGCGGCGCATCGCCACCGTCGATCTCCTGGTTCGACGATTTTGCGTTGCGGCCCCTGGGCGCCACCGAGACCAACGACTTCTACGAGTTGGTCACCTCGCGCCATCGCCGCAAGGCGACGATCGTCAGCTCGAACGGGGAGCCTTCTAA